In Pleurocapsa sp. PCC 7319, the following are encoded in one genomic region:
- a CDS encoding polysaccharide biosynthesis tyrosine autokinase — MSNEIARSETIDLSALTTQETGFSLADLKQVVYRRWKPALAVGITAFTGIFLLTALKTPEYRSESMILLENPQNQQSTSIAPSQTTASQYYSIKDLSTEIFVLRSNSMVRKALGKLKDRYPKLTVNELIKKLSIHQAIVNKIPTDVLAISYTDTDPARAKTILEALGDTYVEYSLERQRLQAANAIEFIDSQLPDAQQELEKAAKEIRQFRQVHRLVDPETSAVVAGENQHNIDQQIEQTKIAIAQNKKQTQELKRQLEELGQDSDTMVASSVLGQDGVYQNLANQLKDVETQYNLGKVDFHDDYHVISNLKEKRKELKKLLQERAEQVLGKSVSPQILERIVLSPSYTDVQAPVADNATASSDNPGENNSNEDKASGTKVSSEGSTLEIFANRQLELQNQAATLQSQLASLRQTKVDADGQFLNIPGLQQTFTELKRQLELKSKAYNYLLERRQELAISEAEEIAPWRILNEPSLPSKPVSPNIKQGLVQALVASVFLSIATAFMLQKLDQSVKQVDEIKQITKLPLLGVIPKVAEPRIDANIHVTRKSYSYYSSFTEGLRSLAMNLRYLMTDDGQLKTLAVTSSTSAEGKSTISYNLSIVLAELDLRVLIVDADLRKPKLHKLARIPNESGLMQAITKDQPWTNYIQSGSIKNLHLITAGATSPNPIALLNSDKMKQLIQAWEAAYDYVIIDTPPIGVIADAKSLAKEVDSILFVAGIEKASRKAISNSVDVLRHSRCHIAGVVANMVDPEFDYYAHSYHDSYYNQPQRDNSDLDAQDSSSKGKIKGVLQQFRRR, encoded by the coding sequence ATGAGCAATGAAATAGCTAGATCGGAAACAATCGACCTAAGTGCTTTAACTACTCAAGAAACAGGTTTTTCTTTAGCAGATCTTAAACAGGTAGTATATCGCCGCTGGAAACCTGCATTGGCAGTGGGAATAACTGCCTTTACAGGGATTTTTCTGCTTACCGCCCTTAAAACTCCTGAATACCGCTCGGAAAGTATGATTCTGCTGGAAAATCCGCAAAATCAGCAATCTACATCTATTGCTCCTTCCCAAACAACTGCTAGTCAATATTACTCGATTAAAGATTTATCTACGGAAATATTTGTCCTCCGAAGTAACTCAATGGTTCGGAAGGCATTAGGAAAGTTAAAAGACCGTTATCCAAAACTGACGGTGAATGAATTGATAAAAAAGCTCTCAATTCATCAAGCAATAGTCAACAAAATACCCACTGATGTCTTAGCTATATCTTACACTGATACCGATCCAGCTAGAGCGAAAACAATTTTAGAAGCTCTTGGCGATACTTACGTTGAATACAGCCTAGAAAGACAAAGACTACAGGCTGCCAACGCGATCGAGTTTATTGATAGTCAACTACCTGATGCTCAACAAGAGTTAGAAAAAGCTGCGAAGGAAATTCGCCAGTTTAGGCAGGTACATCGATTAGTAGATCCTGAAACATCAGCAGTGGTAGCAGGAGAAAATCAACATAACATTGACCAACAAATAGAACAAACTAAAATTGCGATCGCCCAAAATAAAAAGCAAACTCAAGAATTAAAACGCCAATTAGAAGAATTGGGGCAAGACTCAGACACCATGGTGGCATCCTCAGTTTTGGGTCAAGATGGCGTTTATCAAAACTTAGCTAATCAATTAAAGGATGTCGAAACTCAATATAACTTGGGAAAAGTAGATTTTCATGACGACTACCATGTCATCAGCAATCTTAAAGAGAAGCGAAAAGAATTAAAAAAACTACTTCAAGAAAGAGCCGAACAGGTATTAGGCAAATCAGTTTCACCCCAGATATTAGAGCGGATTGTTTTATCTCCCAGCTATACAGATGTTCAAGCACCAGTAGCCGACAATGCAACAGCTTCTAGTGACAATCCAGGCGAAAATAATTCTAATGAAGATAAAGCATCAGGGACTAAAGTATCTTCTGAAGGTTCTACCTTAGAAATTTTTGCCAACCGACAGTTAGAGCTACAAAATCAAGCCGCTACCCTGCAAAGTCAATTAGCAAGTCTGCGTCAAACCAAAGTAGATGCTGACGGTCAATTTCTCAATATTCCTGGATTACAGCAAACCTTCACCGAATTAAAACGTCAACTAGAACTTAAATCTAAAGCCTACAATTATCTGCTGGAAAGGCGACAAGAGCTAGCCATTTCAGAAGCCGAAGAAATTGCACCATGGCGTATACTCAATGAACCCTCTTTACCCAGTAAACCCGTTTCGCCCAATATCAAACAAGGCTTGGTGCAAGCTTTAGTAGCTAGCGTTTTTTTAAGTATTGCCACCGCCTTCATGCTTCAGAAACTTGACCAAAGCGTCAAACAGGTTGACGAAATCAAACAAATTACTAAATTACCTTTATTGGGAGTGATTCCTAAAGTTGCTGAACCAAGAATTGATGCCAATATTCATGTCACTCGCAAATCATATTCATACTATTCATCATTTACTGAAGGATTACGCTCATTAGCAATGAATTTGCGTTATCTAATGACAGACGATGGTCAGCTCAAAACTTTGGCTGTAACTTCTTCAACTTCTGCCGAGGGGAAATCAACTATTTCATACAATCTCAGTATTGTTTTAGCAGAGTTAGACCTGCGGGTATTAATTGTTGATGCGGATCTGCGAAAACCTAAACTACATAAGTTAGCCAGAATCCCTAACGAAAGTGGATTAATGCAAGCTATTACTAAAGATCAACCCTGGACTAATTATATTCAGTCTGGTTCAATCAAGAATTTACATTTAATCACGGCTGGTGCAACTTCTCCTAACCCGATCGCTTTATTAAACTCAGACAAGATGAAGCAATTAATTCAAGCATGGGAAGCAGCGTACGATTACGTGATTATTGACACGCCTCCAATTGGAGTCATTGCGGATGCAAAGAGTTTAGCTAAAGAAGTTGATTCGATCTTGTTTGTTGCTGGTATTGAAAAAGCTAGTCGCAAAGCAATTAGCAACTCTGTAGATGTACTACGTCATAGTCGTTGTCATATCGCAGGTGTAGTTGCGAATATGGTCGATCCTGAGTTTGATTATTACGCTCATTCTTATCATGACTCTTACTATAATCAGCCCCAACGTGATAATAGCGATTTAGACGCTCAAGATAGTAGCTCAAAAGGCAAAATTAAAGGGGTATTACAACAATTTCGTCGGCGTTAA
- a CDS encoding LOG family protein, with protein MSKKKRSLPLHCNLPQDPDAVSIADSEAAFEVVHDTILNLWDTVNKLSSIQPPRRERYRVTLFGSARIHPNTPIYSGVRHLASELTKMGCDIVTGGGPGLMQAANEGSVSADPEDRTQSIGIRVDLGFEQDTNPFVEQAYLHRTFFSRLHHFVLSSDAFVVLPGGIGTALEALMIWQLLQVRKLQNTPFIMVGTMWSELTNWAQQYTIDVEPPMADPADISIPHCVDSCDEAIALLREAHEQWQACNDRESELSD; from the coding sequence ATGAGTAAGAAAAAGCGATCGCTTCCCCTCCATTGCAATCTACCTCAAGATCCTGATGCCGTTAGTATCGCTGACTCAGAAGCTGCCTTTGAAGTAGTTCACGATACAATTCTTAACCTTTGGGACACGGTTAATAAATTGTCTTCTATTCAGCCACCAAGACGAGAACGTTATCGCGTTACTCTATTTGGTTCGGCAAGAATTCATCCGAATACACCTATTTATAGTGGAGTTCGTCATCTAGCTAGTGAACTGACCAAGATGGGTTGTGATATCGTTACTGGAGGCGGACCTGGATTAATGCAAGCTGCTAACGAAGGTAGTGTCAGTGCCGATCCCGAAGATCGCACGCAATCTATTGGCATCCGTGTCGATCTCGGATTTGAGCAAGATACAAATCCTTTTGTGGAACAAGCATATCTCCACAGAACTTTCTTTTCCCGACTACATCACTTTGTTCTATCTTCTGATGCTTTTGTAGTTTTACCAGGAGGTATTGGTACTGCTTTAGAAGCGTTGATGATTTGGCAATTATTACAAGTCCGTAAGCTACAAAATACTCCATTCATCATGGTTGGTACTATGTGGAGTGAGTTAACTAACTGGGCACAACAGTATACGATCGACGTTGAGCCACCAATGGCAGACCCCGCAGATATCAGCATTCCTCACTGTGTAGATAGTTGTGATGAGGCGATCGCCCTACTCCGAGAAGCCCATGAACAATGGCAAGCATGTAATGATCGAGAATCTGAATTAAGCGATTAG
- a CDS encoding HpsJ family protein, which translates to MTILQDQERQVFSSGILRLVGYGLLGMAMVDILFLIIPPQLMNPLWEFQTMGAIVERIPVTLLGTVLVYYGERSDRAPIEAILLKCISWLTLVAAILMLLMIPLNISNSFRIYHQQNATANAQFVSQNDTIQQFKEQLKAANSKDEIEVVLQQQAKQQVSIPDSVNTQKLKTDILATVQNNQDNITSQAQTFRVQKRSLLLKKCLKWNLGALIASILFFLIWKSTGWARVKLYLNED; encoded by the coding sequence ATGACCATCCTTCAAGATCAAGAAAGACAAGTATTTTCTTCTGGTATTCTGCGTTTAGTGGGCTACGGCTTATTAGGAATGGCAATGGTTGATATTTTATTTTTAATAATTCCGCCACAATTGATGAATCCTCTCTGGGAATTTCAAACTATGGGTGCGATTGTGGAGAGAATCCCTGTTACTTTATTGGGAACGGTTTTAGTATATTACGGAGAACGAAGCGATCGCGCTCCCATTGAAGCCATACTACTAAAGTGTATATCTTGGCTAACTTTGGTAGCTGCCATACTAATGTTATTAATGATTCCATTGAATATCAGCAACAGTTTTCGCATTTATCATCAACAGAATGCTACTGCCAATGCTCAATTTGTCAGCCAGAACGATACAATTCAGCAATTTAAGGAGCAATTAAAAGCGGCTAATTCTAAGGATGAGATTGAAGTAGTTTTACAACAGCAAGCTAAACAGCAAGTTAGTATTCCCGATTCAGTGAATACTCAGAAGCTTAAAACAGATATTCTGGCTACTGTACAAAATAATCAAGATAATATCACCAGTCAAGCACAGACCTTCAGAGTTCAAAAACGTTCGTTGCTGTTAAAAAAATGTCTTAAGTGGAATCTGGGTGCGTTGATCGCATCTATCTTATTTTTTTTGATCTGGAAAAGTACTGGCTGGGCAAGAGTTAAGCTCTATTTGAATGAAGATTAA
- a CDS encoding TPM domain-containing protein yields MSSVIQTKNKIIFVITLCLSLVLFPLVSYGISVTQVPNPKVVNNTWVTDMANILSDRTEIQINQMIDGLEQKNGTEIAVVTVPETQPAASPKEFTTELFNSWGIGKAGQDNGVLFLVSVGDRRVEIETGYGVEGILPDAKVGNIIQTEITPRFKQQDFDGGVLNGTNALVKVLSGEDFASIPITSSNTFNQIAVPYNLNYVFLILGIIGSSYCYKCVLKKVSPVYLEPIGYSRNKYFTEPPKEWLIYNFVYVGCTLGIILVIAPILASISRELLVAALVGLHIYWIKKIIQNPPSIENIVSVIMSPILLIAASLLTYIGGFIGFVITIVLSSVYLQFEHKKVTFFTLLGIVINYILIMLPVGIILSSLNNPGHIPVILLGLIGSIPLTYLVWEYLKQEFNIDGKSRVYCATCQGSLKQIDIPLLRKYLKPKEIVAAKIGSVNFQGWRCDECNSQNESAIHICADAVGSSKFSECPTCQELTVIRKTEILKQATTRKSGMRLHKYDCQCCDYTHEKEEIIPRKSSSSSSVSSSNYSGGYSSGGSSGSSGSSSGGGSFGGGDSGGGGAGGSW; encoded by the coding sequence ATGTCATCAGTAATTCAAACTAAAAATAAAATTATTTTTGTCATAACTCTGTGCTTATCATTAGTTTTATTTCCGTTAGTTAGTTATGGGATAAGTGTTACCCAGGTTCCCAATCCCAAAGTTGTAAATAATACTTGGGTGACTGATATGGCAAATATTTTGAGCGATCGCACGGAAATTCAAATTAACCAGATGATCGATGGCTTGGAACAAAAAAATGGCACAGAAATTGCTGTGGTAACTGTACCTGAGACTCAACCTGCTGCTTCTCCCAAAGAATTTACTACAGAACTTTTTAATAGCTGGGGAATTGGTAAAGCGGGACAAGATAATGGCGTATTGTTCTTAGTTTCTGTTGGCGATCGCAGAGTAGAAATAGAAACGGGATATGGAGTAGAGGGAATTTTACCCGATGCTAAAGTAGGTAATATTATTCAAACTGAAATTACTCCTCGCTTCAAACAACAAGATTTTGATGGTGGTGTCTTAAATGGCACGAATGCCCTAGTCAAAGTTTTGTCAGGAGAAGATTTTGCTTCAATTCCAATAACCAGCAGCAATACTTTTAATCAAATTGCCGTACCATATAACCTAAATTATGTATTTTTGATTTTAGGCATTATTGGCAGTTCATATTGTTATAAATGTGTTCTAAAAAAAGTATCCCCAGTTTATCTAGAACCAATTGGTTATTCTCGCAATAAATATTTTACTGAACCACCCAAAGAATGGTTGATTTATAATTTTGTTTATGTAGGATGTACTTTGGGAATTATTTTGGTGATTGCACCTATTCTTGCCAGTATATCTAGAGAATTGCTAGTAGCAGCTTTAGTCGGATTACATATCTACTGGATCAAGAAAATTATCCAAAATCCTCCATCTATTGAGAATATAGTCTCAGTGATAATGTCGCCTATTTTACTTATTGCAGCTTCTTTGCTAACTTATATAGGAGGTTTTATAGGTTTCGTAATAACTATAGTCTTATCATCTGTTTATCTTCAATTTGAGCACAAAAAAGTTACTTTCTTTACTCTATTAGGTATTGTTATTAACTATATTTTGATAATGTTACCAGTGGGAATTATTCTTAGTTCGCTCAATAATCCAGGACATATACCAGTTATTCTTTTGGGTTTAATCGGCAGTATTCCCCTTACCTATTTAGTTTGGGAATATCTAAAGCAGGAATTTAATATTGATGGTAAGTCAAGAGTTTATTGCGCTACTTGCCAAGGATCTCTGAAGCAGATCGATATTCCGTTGCTACGAAAATATCTTAAACCGAAAGAAATAGTAGCTGCAAAAATAGGTAGTGTCAATTTTCAAGGCTGGAGATGTGATGAATGCAATAGTCAAAATGAATCGGCAATTCATATTTGTGCAGATGCTGTTGGGAGTAGTAAATTTTCGGAGTGTCCTACTTGTCAAGAATTAACTGTCATTCGCAAAACAGAAATTTTAAAGCAAGCAACTACCAGAAAAAGTGGTATGCGTTTACATAAATATGATTGCCAATGTTGCGATTACACTCATGAAAAAGAGGAGATCATTCCTCGCAAATCTTCTAGTTCTAGTAGTGTAAGTAGTAGCAATTACTCTGGTGGCTACAGCAGTGGTGGTAGTAGTGGTAGTAGTGGTAGTAGTAGTGGAGGAGGGAGTTTTGGTGGCGGTGACAGCGGTGGCGGTGGTGCTGGCGGTAGTTGGTAA
- a CDS encoding LemA family protein: MQNNHEQIPEEIAAEVLDLASHLYAAESSGGYSLEELQEAGKEVSIPPELIQKALKQIRTKQQQAKQKRQQTLQISLGIGVTISLWGVLVYNSLNQQLQQVNAAWAQVENQLQRKVDLVPQLINLTQAQAQREQQLIQQLTQSRQEYLQANNNSDRIIAIQAVNSAIQDFQEYANINNQLQSSQTFINLQYEITGTANRLATERRRYNQTVQIYNQKVTSFPNSIIAKIIGYKSAQFYQIINN; the protein is encoded by the coding sequence ATGCAAAATAACCATGAACAAATTCCTGAAGAGATCGCCGCAGAAGTCTTAGATTTAGCTTCTCACTTATATGCAGCTGAGTCTTCAGGAGGATATTCTCTTGAAGAATTACAAGAGGCAGGAAAAGAAGTTTCTATTCCACCTGAATTAATTCAAAAAGCCCTCAAGCAAATTAGAACTAAGCAGCAACAAGCAAAACAAAAGCGACAGCAAACATTACAAATTTCATTAGGAATAGGAGTGACAATCTCACTTTGGGGAGTTCTAGTTTATAATTCTTTGAATCAACAATTACAACAAGTAAATGCCGCCTGGGCACAAGTAGAAAATCAGCTACAACGTAAAGTAGATTTGGTTCCTCAATTAATTAATTTAACTCAAGCTCAAGCTCAACGCGAGCAGCAACTAATTCAACAACTAACTCAATCTCGGCAAGAATATCTGCAAGCCAACAATAATTCTGACAGGATAATAGCAATTCAAGCAGTTAACTCTGCTATTCAAGACTTTCAAGAATATGCCAACATTAATAATCAATTACAGTCTTCTCAAACATTTATTAATCTACAATATGAAATTACAGGTACTGCAAATCGTCTAGCTACAGAACGAAGAAGATATAATCAGACAGTACAAATTTATAATCAAAAAGTCACATCTTTCCCCAATAGTATCATTGCTAAAATTATTGGTTATAAATCAGCACAATTTTATCAAATAATTAACAATTAA
- a CDS encoding cyanoexosortase A system-associated protein translates to MIDQMHWRSCVLAIASVGTNLAVVYGMIAPTVGNRPVADFEFPGHLSLNSTQAMAVKSRQVSRKTDNQEQEIIKAHQKYQYIQDNQKISLDISYLVGTRGDVNTYLQQYTDIEPKTIQAKKVKHIEGVGYHALFTTSDRQAQSKNKRAYLSSCISPRSPSNVTQEQFSQFRYQNDLQLQVGLDWLQGKASIRDRRCLWVLLSTPIMQSDPKTAYQVLENAWQDLYRWWLPNFPALTN, encoded by the coding sequence ATGATTGATCAAATGCATTGGCGGAGTTGTGTTTTGGCGATCGCCAGCGTTGGTACTAATCTGGCTGTTGTTTACGGGATGATAGCTCCTACTGTCGGTAATCGTCCTGTTGCTGATTTTGAGTTTCCCGGGCACTTGAGTTTGAATTCTACCCAGGCAATGGCAGTTAAATCAAGACAAGTAAGTCGAAAAACTGATAATCAAGAGCAGGAAATAATCAAAGCACATCAAAAATATCAATATATCCAAGATAATCAAAAAATTAGTTTAGATATAAGCTACTTAGTAGGGACAAGAGGAGATGTGAATACATACTTGCAACAATATACTGATATTGAACCAAAAACTATTCAAGCTAAAAAAGTAAAACACATTGAAGGAGTTGGTTATCATGCATTGTTTACTACTAGCGATCGCCAAGCTCAATCAAAGAATAAGCGTGCTTATTTAAGTAGTTGTATTAGTCCCAGAAGCCCTAGCAATGTAACTCAAGAACAATTTTCTCAATTTCGCTATCAAAATGATTTACAATTGCAAGTCGGTTTAGATTGGTTACAAGGCAAAGCTAGTATTCGCGATCGCCGTTGTCTTTGGGTGCTTCTTTCGACACCGATTATGCAGTCAGATCCTAAAACTGCTTATCAAGTTCTAGAAAATGCTTGGCAGGATTTATATCGATGGTGGCTACCTAATTTTCCTGCGTTAACAAACTGA
- the crtA gene encoding cyanoexosortase A, translating into MHSKQISINDHSWLFLGLIGISILYLNLIWRTTKDVDQLTISCLFWIAILWLLWRKRDGLKYRSDAVSSFVGLLLLGGILAKTFTLFWFESVLIPLLPISAAIAFTLIASGFTGISQYLRELFFAWFLFFPTGVIGRFLDGIVHITILNAKFATYFLYYLGFDVISRGNQVLLSLPNLGEFMAIVDYPCAGVPMILLMLKLALLLISFVPVPRNQRLLIPLFSVVLGFFLGVIRVCILTLLIPNQAQFDYWHGSQGSQIFSTLAITIFSGYCYWILERKSVISNQ; encoded by the coding sequence ATGCACAGCAAGCAAATTAGTATCAATGACCATTCATGGCTATTTCTAGGTTTGATTGGGATTAGTATTTTATATCTCAACTTAATTTGGAGAACTACGAAAGACGTCGATCAACTTACGATTAGCTGTTTATTTTGGATAGCCATTTTATGGCTCCTCTGGAGAAAAAGAGATGGCTTAAAATATCGTAGCGATGCAGTTTCTAGTTTTGTCGGCTTACTTTTGCTAGGAGGAATTTTAGCTAAAACTTTTACACTTTTTTGGTTTGAGTCTGTTTTGATCCCATTACTACCCATCAGTGCAGCGATCGCTTTTACTTTAATTGCTTCGGGATTTACTGGGATAAGTCAATATTTGCGAGAACTGTTTTTTGCCTGGTTTTTATTTTTTCCTACTGGGGTAATAGGACGTTTTCTAGATGGGATAGTTCACATTACTATTCTCAATGCCAAATTTGCTACCTATTTTCTTTACTATTTAGGATTTGATGTCATCAGCAGAGGTAATCAAGTTCTATTATCGTTACCTAACCTGGGAGAATTCATGGCGATCGTCGATTATCCTTGCGCTGGTGTACCGATGATTCTTTTGATGCTTAAGTTAGCATTACTGTTAATAAGTTTTGTCCCTGTGCCTAGAAATCAACGATTATTAATTCCCCTATTTTCTGTTGTCTTAGGTTTTTTCTTAGGGGTAATTAGAGTTTGCATATTGACTTTGTTAATTCCAAATCAGGCTCAGTTTGATTACTGGCATGGCTCACAGGGGTCACAAATTTTTTCGACTTTGGCAATTACAATTTTTTCTGGTTATTGTTACTGGATCTTGGAACGGAAGTCAGTAATCAGTAATCAGTAA